The proteins below are encoded in one region of Ereboglobus luteus:
- a CDS encoding efflux RND transporter permease subunit, whose product MNISSWAIRNPVPVALLFILLTILGIFSFRALPVQGMPEAEMPVVFISAALEGAAPEQLETAVARKIEDRLASLSRLDYIQTTITNGLVSIVVVFEIEKNSEAALNEVRNAVESARNDLPADMTPPNVSKETTQPDILATYAVRSGKLDETELSWFVDNELTKTLLSVRGVGEVARLGGIDREIHVDLDPDAMTALGITATDVSAALGATQADFSGGRAEISANRQNVRALGAPRTLDDIAALHVPGPKSNIPVRLGEIAAITDTFADRTSLAHVDGLPVVAVQIKRAYGFSDIDVLNGVRAALDSLREKTPDVTIAEAATTIGPTIEDYDASMRMLWEGALIAIVVVFIFLKSWRATLIAATALPLSIIPAFIAMHASGFSLNVISLVALSLVIGVLVDDAIVEIENIARHSRLGKTPAEAAREATSEIGLAVVATTLTLVAVFLPTAFMGGIPGLVFRQFGITAAAAVLASLLVARLLTPVMAAKWMKPASAGGEEKDGRLMRAYLALVRKALAHRKTTAAAVALFLAVSLSLAALLNGAMVPPQDRAQTSVLLTLPPGSSLRQTEKIAAEAAARIARIPEVKTTFAAIGTAASGDGPDASVFADCASATLTVTLTPLDTRKRKQSEIENDIRDALATLPGVRVEVGVSGEGAKLDITLAGDDPAQLETTAALLETQLRTLKGTGAVISTAALEAPEIQVTPDFARAAALGVTTQAIADTARVATSGDYAARLAKLNLPERQIPIRVGFAPGVRADIDALSQLRVPAADGATVALGDVARVALGSGPAMLTRLDRSRNITVSVELNGRSLGEVLNEAMELPVLKNLPEGVFIAEQGEAQRMLEMFESFGIAMLVGLFCVYGVLVLLFHDFLQPVTILMAIPLALGGALLPLVVTGNSFSMAAAIGLLTLMGIVTKNSILLVEYIIMSREKGMARLAAILDACHKRARPIIMTTLAMTGGMLPVILGLAGGDPSFRFPMAIVVAGGLMTSTLLSLVVIPVTYTLVDDVFAFFKRLVLRGKITALASA is encoded by the coding sequence ATGAACATTTCTTCCTGGGCCATTCGCAACCCCGTGCCCGTTGCGCTTCTGTTTATCCTGCTCACGATTCTCGGCATCTTTAGTTTTCGCGCGCTGCCTGTGCAAGGCATGCCCGAGGCGGAAATGCCCGTCGTCTTCATTTCCGCCGCGCTCGAGGGTGCCGCGCCCGAGCAGCTCGAGACCGCGGTCGCCCGCAAAATCGAGGACAGGCTCGCCTCGCTCAGCCGTCTCGACTACATCCAAACAACGATCACCAACGGCCTCGTCAGCATTGTCGTTGTCTTTGAAATCGAAAAAAATTCCGAGGCCGCGCTGAACGAGGTTCGCAACGCCGTCGAAAGCGCGCGCAACGATTTGCCCGCGGACATGACGCCGCCGAATGTCTCCAAGGAAACAACGCAGCCCGACATTCTGGCCACCTACGCCGTCCGCTCGGGCAAGCTCGACGAAACCGAGCTCTCATGGTTCGTTGACAACGAGCTCACCAAAACCCTGCTCTCCGTGCGCGGTGTCGGCGAGGTCGCGCGGCTCGGCGGCATCGACCGCGAAATCCACGTCGATCTCGACCCCGACGCGATGACCGCCCTCGGCATCACGGCGACCGACGTTTCCGCCGCGCTCGGCGCCACGCAAGCCGACTTCTCCGGCGGGCGCGCCGAGATTTCCGCGAACCGCCAGAACGTGCGCGCACTCGGCGCGCCGCGCACGCTCGACGATATCGCCGCGCTCCACGTTCCCGGGCCGAAAAGCAACATCCCCGTGCGGCTCGGCGAGATCGCCGCCATCACCGACACCTTCGCCGACCGCACCTCGCTCGCGCATGTTGACGGCCTGCCGGTCGTCGCCGTGCAAATCAAGCGCGCCTACGGATTTTCCGACATCGACGTCCTCAACGGCGTTCGCGCCGCGCTCGATTCCCTTCGCGAAAAAACTCCCGATGTCACAATCGCCGAGGCCGCCACCACCATCGGGCCCACCATCGAGGACTACGACGCCTCCATGCGCATGCTCTGGGAAGGCGCGCTCATCGCCATCGTGGTTGTTTTCATTTTCCTCAAAAGCTGGCGCGCCACGCTCATCGCCGCCACCGCGCTTCCGCTCTCCATCATTCCCGCGTTCATCGCGATGCACGCCTCCGGTTTCAGCCTCAACGTCATCTCGCTCGTCGCCCTGTCGCTTGTCATCGGTGTGCTTGTTGACGACGCCATTGTCGAAATCGAAAACATCGCGCGCCACTCGCGCCTCGGAAAAACCCCGGCGGAAGCCGCGCGCGAGGCCACGTCAGAAATCGGCCTCGCCGTCGTCGCCACCACGCTCACGCTCGTCGCCGTTTTTCTGCCGACCGCGTTCATGGGCGGCATACCGGGGCTCGTCTTCCGCCAGTTTGGCATCACCGCCGCCGCCGCCGTGCTCGCCTCGTTGCTCGTCGCGCGTCTCCTCACGCCGGTGATGGCCGCCAAGTGGATGAAACCGGCCTCCGCGGGCGGGGAGGAAAAGGACGGCCGGCTAATGCGCGCCTATCTCGCCCTCGTGCGAAAGGCCCTCGCGCATCGCAAAACCACCGCCGCCGCGGTCGCGCTCTTTCTCGCCGTATCCCTCTCGCTCGCGGCGCTTCTGAACGGCGCGATGGTGCCGCCGCAAGACCGCGCCCAGACCAGCGTGCTCCTCACGCTTCCCCCCGGCTCCTCCCTCCGGCAAACCGAAAAAATCGCCGCCGAGGCCGCCGCGCGAATCGCGCGCATACCCGAGGTGAAAACCACATTCGCCGCCATCGGCACCGCGGCGAGTGGTGACGGCCCCGACGCCTCCGTTTTCGCCGACTGCGCGTCGGCCACGCTCACCGTCACGCTCACGCCCCTCGACACCCGCAAGCGAAAGCAGAGTGAAATAGAAAACGACATTCGCGACGCGCTCGCCACTCTTCCCGGCGTGCGCGTCGAGGTCGGCGTCAGCGGCGAAGGCGCCAAGCTCGACATCACGCTCGCCGGCGACGACCCCGCGCAACTCGAAACCACCGCCGCGCTCCTCGAAACACAACTCCGCACGCTCAAGGGCACCGGCGCGGTCATTTCCACCGCGGCGCTTGAGGCGCCGGAAATCCAGGTCACGCCCGATTTCGCCCGCGCCGCCGCGCTCGGAGTCACCACGCAGGCAATCGCCGACACCGCCCGCGTCGCCACCAGCGGCGACTACGCCGCGCGCCTCGCCAAGCTCAACCTGCCCGAGCGCCAAATCCCCATCCGCGTCGGATTCGCGCCCGGCGTGCGCGCGGATATCGACGCCCTCTCGCAACTCCGCGTCCCCGCCGCCGATGGCGCCACCGTGGCGCTCGGCGACGTTGCCCGCGTCGCGCTCGGCAGCGGCCCCGCCATGCTCACGCGCCTCGACCGGTCGCGCAACATCACCGTTTCGGTCGAGCTCAACGGACGCAGTCTCGGCGAGGTTTTAAACGAGGCGATGGAGCTCCCCGTTCTCAAAAATCTCCCCGAGGGCGTCTTCATCGCCGAGCAGGGCGAGGCGCAGCGCATGTTGGAAATGTTCGAAAGTTTCGGCATCGCCATGCTCGTCGGCCTCTTCTGCGTCTACGGCGTCCTCGTGCTCCTCTTCCACGATTTTCTCCAACCCGTGACAATCCTCATGGCGATTCCGCTTGCGCTCGGCGGCGCGCTTCTCCCGCTCGTTGTCACCGGAAACAGTTTCTCGATGGCCGCCGCCATCGGCCTGCTCACGCTGATGGGCATCGTCACAAAAAACTCCATCCTGCTCGTCGAATACATAATCATGTCGCGCGAGAAAGGCATGGCGCGCCTCGCGGCGATACTCGACGCCTGCCACAAACGCGCCCGCCCCATCATCATGACAACCCTTGCCATGACTGGCGGCATGCTCCCCGTGATCCTCGGTCTCGCCGGCGGCGACCCCAGCTTCCGTTTCCCAATGGCCATCGTCGTGGCCGGCGGCCTGATGACCTCCACGCTCCTGAGCCTCGTCGTGATCCCGGTGACCTACACGCTGGTCGATGACGTGTTCGCATTTTTTAAGCGATTGGTTTTACGCGGAAAAATAACGGCACTTGCATCCGCGTGA
- a CDS encoding DNA polymerase Y family protein: protein MPLRALVVDFNSFFASVEQQERPELRGRPVGIVPVMAETTGCIAVSLEAKKAGLTRNVRVAEARRMCPGLHIVESRPEVYIDYHRRLVDIIESCIHVSKVQSIDEVTCELRGTWSEPAKAVAVAKKIKAEIARRAGECLRSSIGIAPNWLLAKVASDMQKPDGLVVLNDDEGDIPAKLLHLRPSDISGIGRGMDERLRIRGVDTVAKLYALSRDEMRAIWRGVVGDRLWRLLHCEDLPFFEQEGDKSVGHGHVLPPELRNNTAALAVLHRLLQKAAMRLRDSGLFAGGLQVYAAHGDDTTWSDALHFNETQDTIALTRALSQLWARRMAKPGVAKKAPVRIGVMLFRLLKAEAHTPDLFEAANERARGRLLGAMDEINRVLGKNTVYFGGAHGATADAPMRIAFTRIPKPELEEIDKSLKGRFRRGNQ, encoded by the coding sequence GTGCCTCTTCGCGCCTTGGTCGTTGATTTTAATTCCTTCTTCGCTTCCGTCGAGCAACAGGAGCGGCCGGAATTGCGCGGACGGCCGGTGGGAATTGTGCCGGTGATGGCCGAGACGACCGGGTGCATCGCCGTGAGCCTTGAGGCAAAAAAGGCCGGACTGACGCGCAATGTGCGCGTGGCCGAGGCGCGCCGCATGTGCCCGGGGCTTCACATCGTCGAGTCGCGACCGGAGGTGTATATCGATTATCACCGGAGGCTCGTGGACATTATCGAATCGTGCATCCACGTGAGCAAGGTGCAGTCGATCGACGAAGTGACGTGCGAGTTGCGCGGCACGTGGTCGGAGCCGGCGAAGGCGGTTGCGGTGGCGAAAAAAATAAAGGCGGAGATTGCGAGAAGGGCGGGGGAGTGCCTGCGCAGCAGCATCGGCATCGCGCCAAACTGGCTGCTGGCAAAGGTGGCGTCGGACATGCAAAAGCCGGACGGCCTTGTGGTGCTGAACGACGACGAAGGCGACATCCCCGCAAAATTGCTGCACCTGCGGCCATCGGATATTTCAGGGATCGGGCGCGGCATGGACGAGCGGTTGCGCATCCGTGGCGTGGATACGGTTGCGAAGCTTTACGCGCTGTCGCGCGACGAGATGCGCGCGATCTGGCGCGGCGTTGTCGGCGACCGGTTGTGGCGGCTGCTGCATTGCGAGGACCTGCCGTTTTTCGAGCAGGAGGGCGACAAGTCGGTCGGGCACGGGCATGTGCTGCCGCCGGAGTTGCGCAACAACACCGCGGCGCTCGCCGTGCTGCACCGCCTGCTGCAAAAGGCGGCGATGCGGTTGCGCGACTCGGGTTTGTTCGCGGGCGGCCTGCAGGTTTACGCGGCGCACGGCGACGACACGACATGGAGCGACGCGCTGCACTTCAACGAGACGCAGGACACGATCGCGCTGACGCGCGCGCTTTCGCAATTATGGGCGCGCCGCATGGCGAAGCCGGGTGTCGCGAAAAAAGCGCCGGTGCGCATCGGCGTGATGCTGTTTCGGTTGTTGAAGGCGGAGGCGCACACGCCCGATTTGTTTGAGGCGGCGAACGAGCGGGCGCGCGGGCGTTTGCTCGGCGCGATGGACGAGATCAATCGCGTGCTCGGCAAGAACACGGTTTATTTCGGAGGCGCGCACGGCGCGACTGCCGACGCGCCGATGCGGATTGCATTCACGCGAATCCCGAAGCCGGAGCTGGAGGAGATCGACAAGTCGCTGAAAGGGCGCTTTCGGAGGGGGAATCAGTGA
- a CDS encoding superoxide dismutase: MTYELPKLGYAYDVLAPHIDARTMEIHHSKHHQAYVTNLNNTLAGANITGPECVNELISDLNKLPESIRTAVRNNGGGHANHSLFWKVIAPGGQTGAPVGKLADAINATFGGFDKFKEEFAKAAAGRFGSGWAWLVVTPEGKLAIGSTANQDSPRMGKAVAGIEGYPVIGLDVWEHAYYLNYQNRRPDYIAAFWNIVNWTFAEERYSKGLAK; the protein is encoded by the coding sequence ATGACATACGAATTACCAAAACTCGGTTACGCATACGACGTCCTCGCGCCGCACATCGATGCGCGCACTATGGAAATTCACCACAGCAAGCACCACCAAGCCTACGTAACCAATCTTAACAACACACTCGCCGGCGCAAACATCACCGGTCCCGAATGTGTCAACGAACTCATCTCTGATCTCAACAAACTTCCCGAGTCGATCCGCACCGCTGTGCGCAACAACGGCGGGGGCCACGCCAACCACAGCCTCTTCTGGAAAGTGATCGCGCCCGGCGGACAAACCGGCGCGCCGGTCGGCAAACTCGCCGACGCCATCAACGCCACATTCGGCGGCTTCGACAAGTTCAAGGAGGAATTCGCCAAGGCCGCCGCGGGTCGCTTCGGTTCCGGCTGGGCATGGCTCGTTGTCACGCCCGAGGGCAAACTCGCCATCGGCTCCACCGCCAACCAGGACAGCCCCCGCATGGGCAAAGCCGTCGCCGGCATCGAAGGTTATCCCGTCATCGGCCTCGATGTGTGGGAGCACGCCTACTATCTCAACTACCAGAACCGCCGCCCGGATTACATCGCCGCATTCTGGAACATCGTCAACTGGACCTTCGCCGAGGAACGCTACTCGAAAGGTCTCGCCAAATAA
- a CDS encoding AAA family ATPase encodes MIASVTIRNFRALKHAELSLMPFNLLIGPNGSGKTSLIDAVQRLSSLAKLPLCGVKSEEAREGIADGPELYWYFTPPFDGLEAVMKCTSETECDFLDVVSLPSGSGQKDWPKLRSELMRVRCYVLDHRALAEKSMSREGADLKSDGENLATVLASLQMREPKAFEEMRAELCRILPEYDDVQWTFTKDGGTELLLRLTGTSELIGAAHLSQGTLYLLAFLALAYDPKPPSIVCIEEIDRGFHPRLLREVRDVLYRLSYPEAYGLDRPPVQVIATTHSPYLLDLFGEHPEEVVLTEKHGLTARFMRLSDRKDLRDLMAEGGLGDMWFSGILGGVPQEGMPSEDVNESNPDDTRG; translated from the coding sequence GTGATTGCCTCAGTTACCATTCGCAATTTCAGGGCGCTCAAACACGCGGAGCTTTCGCTGATGCCGTTTAATCTGCTGATCGGTCCAAACGGGTCGGGGAAAACGAGCCTTATTGATGCGGTGCAACGATTAAGCTCACTTGCCAAACTGCCGCTTTGCGGCGTGAAATCGGAGGAGGCGCGCGAGGGCATCGCGGACGGGCCGGAGCTTTATTGGTATTTCACACCGCCGTTTGACGGGTTGGAGGCGGTCATGAAATGCACTTCGGAGACGGAATGTGATTTTCTGGACGTGGTATCGCTGCCGTCCGGCTCGGGCCAGAAGGATTGGCCCAAGCTGAGATCAGAATTGATGCGGGTTCGCTGTTATGTGCTTGATCATCGGGCATTAGCGGAGAAAAGCATGTCTCGCGAAGGCGCGGACTTAAAGAGCGACGGGGAGAACTTGGCAACGGTGCTGGCTTCGTTGCAAATGCGTGAACCGAAAGCATTTGAGGAAATGCGCGCGGAATTGTGCCGAATTTTGCCCGAGTATGATGATGTGCAGTGGACGTTTACCAAGGATGGCGGCACGGAGCTGTTGCTGCGCCTGACGGGCACCAGCGAATTGATCGGCGCGGCGCATCTTTCGCAGGGCACTTTATATTTGCTGGCGTTTTTGGCGCTGGCGTATGACCCGAAGCCGCCGTCGATCGTGTGCATCGAGGAAATTGACCGCGGGTTTCATCCGCGGTTGTTGCGCGAGGTGCGCGATGTTTTGTATCGGCTGTCCTATCCGGAGGCGTATGGGCTGGATCGCCCGCCGGTGCAGGTGATCGCCACGACGCATTCGCCGTATTTGCTGGATTTGTTTGGCGAGCATCCCGAGGAGGTGGTGCTGACCGAGAAACACGGACTGACGGCGCGGTTCATGCGTTTGTCGGATCGCAAGGATTTGCGGGATTTGATGGCCGAGGGGGGACTTGGTGACATGTGGTTTTCGGGAATCCTCGGCGGTGTGCCGCAGGAGGGGATGCCTTCCGAAGACGTCAACGAGAGCAACCCTGACGACACCCGCGGATGA